The Motacilla alba alba isolate MOTALB_02 chromosome 3, Motacilla_alba_V1.0_pri, whole genome shotgun sequence DNA window GTTATCTGACTTTGCCAAACCTCAAAGTATAGTgctagaaggaaaaataagctTTACAGAATTGAGCATATACaactcttttcttcccttcataAATTGTATGTTAGAATAGCTGAATCTACCAAAGTGTTTACAGtatgctatatatatataatggcACATTTAAGCTTTGTAAAGGGTTTggaacatttcagaaatgtctCTGGTGCTGAAAAAGGCTAATGCATTacaaataatataatattttaattcagaaaaaatatgtttgggAATTTTGACCTAGCATTAGGGTTAGGAAACTGAACGAGGATGCCATGAAGCATGACTGACAAATCAGTCAAGCTAGTCTGCTTCAGATACATATTGTGCAAGGCATTTTCACTGCGATCAGTCacaaaaaatgcatatttagtttttttacattaaatactACACCTATGAACCTATGTAAAAgatatacaaaatataaatgtcaTCGGGACTGTATatttcaaactttttaaaataaacacaaagtagatatatatatatatatatttatatatatatatatatatatatatatgtaggcATATAGGTTGTAATTTCAATGTCAACACTAGCACAGTTTGTCTCTTCTAAATACAGGCCAGTATACCTCCTAGTCCAACACATGCACCTACAAACACATGATCATGCATACAGCTTTATGTTCTGCTGTTTGCAGAAAAGTCAGAATATACAGCACTATACATTGTTTCAACTCAAAATTGATCAACAAATTAAGAAAGATGCCGTTCAAAAGAAATTCCTGGTGAACTGttaaaaaacacccccaaaaaacagagaaaaccagGGATATCTCTATTTCATCTcaataaaaacactgaagacCATGGTGATGATGACCTAAGATTCAGAATGCTTTGTCCGGCATGTGGTGGGGGTCACTCTTGGACAAAACACAACAGTGTGGAACTGGTTGCTACGACACATACCAAACACAGTTATAGTGAGGCTTAGAGCTTTCACAACAccatccaacccagccctgGGTTCAGACTACTGAGGTCTCTGACCGAAAGGAGACAGAGTTGTACACTGCTCTTCTCACAGCAGGCGGTGCTGATGGGGATCTGGATGCCCATCTGGAAGGTAGGCGGCGATTTGCTGGCCGAGCGGGACGGGAGAAGCCCTTCTCACTCGAACATTTCACTGGCACACATATCTAGAACACAAAGGCAAGTCCTTGCTTTAACAAGTTACAGCTTTTGTGGAATGCAGCGGGAATGCAGGAAGACATTTGTGGTGACCTCAGAGCAGGTGGTTGGAAGCTATTAAAAGGAGCGTAGCAATGCACAGAATGCAAAAGAACAGCTATTTCTATGTACAGGGATTCTCACATCAGTTGTGGTTTAAAATACATGAAGACAAGTGTCAGATACAAGAAAACTTATAAATGATAGTGCAAGACAAAATTGACATTTCCTCTTATCTTTTAGTTTCTATAAGTTTTTTTGTCAATGAATGCTGTAAAATATTCCAAGTGTAGGACTCAGAATACCATCTGATATTACTGGAGTAGGATCTACATACTTCTCAGGTATTTTTTGATAGATCCTATTTCAGGAAACTCTGTTTCCATTAGTTCAGTGTGAAGCTGTTTAACTTGGTAACTAATTCAGATTGGTTATGTGTTAATACAGTGTCATGTCTACCAGCAGAGCCATAGAGATGCAGAGGAAACTCCACAGATTTTGATCATAGCTACATTGATGTAAATTTgatataatgaaaataaacccAGTGCCTCAAGCCACATGTAGTTCTTTACATCTCTGTGACATTAATTCTGCTGGACATAAAATGGTATCTCCTGGTCAGGCAGAATTCTATACTTAGTTTCTACAGACAGAAATGACAATATAAAATGTGAGCCTGTGAAAAAAGTCAATATTCCTTTCCTCCATATAAATTGATGAAATTTTGCTTGCCTGTCAAAAGTTTAttggatgaaaaagaaatcagaagcTTCAcgttttttttatttctgtgctgaagGAAAGATGTGCCTGTTAAGCAAGACATTGCATCCCAGTAAGGCTGTCAGAGacatgcagaagaaaatctgcATGGTCAGATTCTCAGCTGCTTATATCTATATAGCTCCACTGAAGTCTGTGAATTTGTGCCAGTTTAAGGCATACCAGCTGACAGCCTGAACTCATTTAAGTTTCCCAGCTCAAAACACACCTGCCTTATCTTTTTTGAGATTCCAAGAGGCACATCTCTTTGTGTCCTTTTTGGACTTTTACAGAACCTGCAACTTACAGAGTGTTTTCCAAACCATCTGTTTGCCTTCTCATTAAGAAAGAATGTTGGCAAAGGCAATATTTCtaaacttctgaaaataaacttcagccaaatataaattaattagTCATGCCAtgctcttctgtttctgtgagcCTATGTTTGAATATATAGGAAAAGTTGGAACTGAGACATGAATAAGAGAAGGTTACTTTATTACTGGAATCTTTATGGAGTCACAATACTCCTTGTCATAGGCAGTTCCAAGGAAATCCTGATCCAAGCAGCACCCTGGATACTGAAAAATGTTATCTAAGACCTCTAGGGTTTGGTGCATGGCCAAGTCTGCTTAAGCCCTATAGGAAGTCTTATGACACAACACATCAGctaaaggaaggagagagggtgTTAAAACCTGGTTGAAGCTCTCACTAGTTCAATCTTAGCATAACTGCACTGTAGAAAAAAAACTAGCTTTGCAGAACACCAGCAGGGATAAGAATCTGGCACGTCTTCACTGCTCATTCTTACTTACACGCTTCTGCCCTCCCACAACTCTTAATCTGCAGAGGAAATGCTCCTGATTCATCCAGATCCTGGCCTAAAGTATCTATTTTTACATAAGTAGTTACAATATAATGTTAGTCTGCCCCATTTAAGAGTCTGAGGCTTGTTATGGAATggaattgttttgcttttgtcatTCCTATGAACCTTACCTCTGGTAacttctgtctctcttttccttgcttGAGTTGCTGCCCAATATGCCTGGCTGAATTCCTCGGAAagtcttgtttttcttgctCAATCTGGAGCATTTCTAAATACTGACTCAGTGTCTCGCAACCCCCATTGGTGAATTCAGAATTTGCCTGTGTCCTCTTATCTTTGCAGCATTTTGCATTACACAGAGAAGTCACAGTTGATTTTTCATAggttttcaaaagcttttcaaCAACACCATAGTTGGACCTTGAGTCAGCTGAACGCGGGCGGCCGGATAAATTACTTGGTCTCCAGTCATGCTCGTGAAGCATGTGCCTGTAACCACTAGTATTTGGAAGTCCATTCACGTGTTTTTGTTGCCCTGCTGTCCTGACAACTTTGCTGGGGTTGTTAGTTTCTTGCTCCTTTGCTGCAGAGAGCTTGGGATTGGAAACACAAGATGTATTTACAGTTTCTGCCCTGCTAGCAGTGGAGTCACATGGCGGACCGCAGGGTTTGTGATCTTCTGATGCTGTTTGAGGCACCTGATTTTCCTGCAGAGCATTGTTACATTTATCTGTGTGAAATACAGTCCGATTAAACTCATCAATCTTTGCTGCTAGCGTTTCATTTCTTTGGGTCTTTCCCAAAGGATACCTGGTGTCTTCCAAAAGATCATTGTGCGAGGTAGCAGGGGCATAAAAGTCATTGCTGTAAAAAGGGTTGCTGTGAGActtggtgttttgtttctgatGCATCTTGTTGCTTTGGGCCATATTTCCATCTGAACAACTCTTTTGGGCTGACAGTGGGGAAGGCtcatttttattgtcttttccAAGCTTGCCCATATCATATGCCCATGTGTTGTGGCAGAAATTTGTTGGAACATTGCACTCATTTTTGGTTACAGGTATTGCAGCAGTTACCATCACAGGAACTTTCACAGCCTGCCCTTCATTTGCACAGGCtactgcagatttatttttgtttacagGTGAAGGATTCCTAAGTTTCCCCCCATTCCAACAATCCTGAGCCTTGCAATTGCTTTTGATGCCTGGATCTCTTATGGGTGCTTCTGAAAGCTGAATGACTGCAGAAAGTGAGTTTGTTAGGTGCCGAGAAGTGCTCCGTGGAGGAACTGGTGGAGCTTCTTTCTTTTGCCAAGGTCTGAAATCTGTTCCTACGTCACCAGTAAGACTACCATAAGAAATGTCCTTCAAGGCCTTGGTGGAGCTCATCAGATTCTTCCTATTATTATGCTCCTCTGTTTCAAAAGTCTGTGATTCATTGCTGGACACATGGTTCATCTCAGGCAGAATAACTGTGTTTTGGGTTTCCTCAAATTCCCCCAGGAAAGGAAGTGACTTCATTCTGGAAATAATAGAAGAGGTGTTTTAGGGATGAGCAATAAGGAACATTCCAGAGGACCTCAGTATGGATTAATTCTCCCCAGAAGCAGGTGTTTTAACACTGGCTACTTAAAAAGGTTTGGGAGCAGTTTTGCTGCAGCTGATGtacacagcacagctgaaacacacacaaaaaatttcAGGAAAGGTCAATGAAAGGAATTTGCATTCCTTTCCTTTGCCATAAAATCCTTTCTGAGTTTTTCAGATGATGACTGTTTCCTTGTCTCTGGTACAATAAGTACAGTAGGATCTTGTTCTAATGACTCACAGGAGTCTACCTGACTATGAACTGAATGAAGAAAGCTGTAGGACACAGTGTATCTCTTGTTTAGGTTCATAACCTTACACATGAGATCTGACTTTTGATATATGATaaaaaagcatctttaaaaCTTATGCATCAGCTATGAATCCATTTGCTCTAGAGATACAAAGAGTAGCCCAGCTAAAATAATGAATTAGTGACAGACTTTTAACTGATCACATGGCGGAGAGTGAGAAATCCCTCTGACCTTTGGGAGCACCTGAGAAGGTTCAGTTTTACCTGAGAATTTCTGCACAACTCAAGAGGCAGTCTGGTGTTTAGCTTGCTGGAGAAGACAATGAACACTGAATTTTTAACAGATGATGGAATGTTCATTTGCCATACTTTTCAGGGTCTGACTTGCTGTTTTTCCATTAGTACAAACGTATAGTAGTTCTTCCCTCTCTTGCTTTCTGTCTGCTCTTGGATCATCAGTTCCTGACACATCCCCCATGCTTAAGGCTAGATTTGGGCTTTAAGTAAGAAATTCCCAGCCTGAGAAACTCATACAGTGTTTTATAAAACTACATGGCAATGGGGCCAGAGTAGATAGAAATATCTGTTCACTTTCCAAATCCTCTGTACAGCCATtagaaacaaatacattttcatcTCATATAGGTCCTAATCTGAATTTGTATGTTCTCTatatataaaatctattttgttaGTAAAACCTGCCTTTGTATAATATTTCAGCATATTTCATTTGAATGTTTTATACTGATCACTGAAACACTAGGAGGGTAGGAACTGCCCAACTCATAAACCCAACAGCAAACCTGCCTTCAAAGTGAAAAAGCATAAGGAGAAATATCCATTTCCTTCCTCTAACATAAGAAGTCCAAAGATGCTTTTACCTTCTGTGATTGGACTTCTTTCGAATTTCCTCTTGATAGCTGCATAATTCTTCACTGACTCTGGCAAGTTCTTTAAGAGcctttataaatataaaaacagGCCTTtaatatatacatttaaaatgaTATCTCCAGAATTAATTTGAAACTTGTGGTAATTTGCATTTACGATTcacagcagagggaagcagTTGAGATAAGATACAAAAATGCTTCCACCTTATGAACACAGGTAAAGAGCAGGAACACATTCAAACAGTGAGAAGACACTCATTGATAGCAAACCTAGGAGCAAGTAGAGACAGTGACTTGTGGAAAGCTAAAATCAGGGAGATCAGTTCTTTAGCTTAACCTGGCAGGACAAAGTCCTCAGTGTTTTCCTCCCCCTTGTAACTGAAACATGCTCAAACTTTACTTACTACATTGAGATCACCAATATAATTCTTGGTATTTTGCTCAGAGGTTTTAATGGTGAGGCTGTCTTCAGGTTCTTCATGGTTCTCAAAGGCCATACTGTCCATTAACAGAATATTGTTTCTGCGCTCCTTCCATTCGTTTCCTTTTGTACCAAGCAGACTCCCTTTCTCCATTCTGTCATTTGCCACATTGTGTTGATggttcagctctgctgtgtcactCTTTTGCAAAGTAGGGGAATGCATGGACAGCTGCAGCATCTTGCTCTGAATGGCCTTGCTATCATGGATGGTCATATT harbors:
- the KIAA0408 gene encoding uncharacterized protein KIAA0408 homolog, yielding MDLREQLENTERNWNKEKMELLERFDNERKEWECQWKVMQKKIEELYQEVKLRRESNMTIHDSKAIQSKMLQLSMHSPTLQKSDTAELNHQHNVANDRMEKGSLLGTKGNEWKERRNNILLMDSMAFENHEEPEDSLTIKTSEQNTKNYIGDLNVALKELARVSEELCSYQEEIRKKSNHRRMKSLPFLGEFEETQNTVILPEMNHVSSNESQTFETEEHNNRKNLMSSTKALKDISYGSLTGDVGTDFRPWQKKEAPPVPPRSTSRHLTNSLSAVIQLSEAPIRDPGIKSNCKAQDCWNGGKLRNPSPVNKNKSAVACANEGQAVKVPVMVTAAIPVTKNECNVPTNFCHNTWAYDMGKLGKDNKNEPSPLSAQKSCSDGNMAQSNKMHQKQNTKSHSNPFYSNDFYAPATSHNDLLEDTRYPLGKTQRNETLAAKIDEFNRTVFHTDKCNNALQENQVPQTASEDHKPCGPPCDSTASRAETVNTSCVSNPKLSAAKEQETNNPSKVVRTAGQQKHVNGLPNTSGYRHMLHEHDWRPSNLSGRPRSADSRSNYGVVEKLLKTYEKSTVTSLCNAKCCKDKRTQANSEFTNGGCETLSQYLEMLQIEQEKQDFPRNSARHIGQQLKQGKERQKLPEICVPVKCSSEKGFSRPARPANRRLPSRWASRSPSAPPAVRRAVYNSVSFRSETSVV